In Streptomyces sp. NBC_00569, a single genomic region encodes these proteins:
- the nirB gene encoding nitrite reductase large subunit NirB, with protein sequence MPTMPTLVLVGHGMVGQRFLEALAERGLTDTHRVVVLCEEPRPAYDRVQLTSYFSGRTPDDLSLTDAGFLARHRIELHLGDPAEHIDRATRTVTARSGLQVTYDTLVLATGSYPFVPPVPGKDATGCFVYRTIEDLLAIEEYAKRRATTGAVVGGGLLGLEAAGALRGLGLDTHVVEFAPRLMPVQVDEGGGAALLRTITGMGLSVHTGVGTQEILTGDEDGAVRAMKLSDGSELATDLVVFSAGVRPRDQLARDMGLTVGERGGITVDERCRTSDPAVYAIGECAQAVDGRVYGLVAPGYEMAQTVAASIASQDGQFTGADLSTKLKLLGVDVASFGDAHGAADGCLDVVYSDSRSGTYKKLVVGPEGELLGGILVGDAEAYGTLRALTGSVPPVAPEQLVLPAGAGAPVALGPEALPGDAVICSCHNVTKEAIQAHATLPEVKKCTKAGTGCGSCVKLIGQLLPQSGDKGLCGCFPHTRAELYEIVRVKRIASYAELLDAHGRDGARGGEGCEVCKPAVGSIIASLAPTIGAEGHVLDGEQAALQDTNDHFLANLQKNGSYSVVPRIPGGEVTPEKLIVIGEVARDFGLYTKITGGQRIDLFGARVEQLPLIWARLVDAGFESGHAYGKALRTVKSCVGQTWCRYGVQDSVRMAIDLELRYRGLRAPHKLKSAVSGCGRECAEAQSKDFGVIATANGWNLYVGGNGGATPRHADLLAQDLSDAELIRLIDRFLMFYIRTADRLERTAGWLERIEGGLDHVRDVVVHDSLGLCDELEALMADHVAHYRDEWADTLDDPERLERFVSFVNAPDAPDPLVRFVPERDQIKPDLPLLSIGSRPLEGSVTS encoded by the coding sequence ATGCCCACCATGCCCACACTCGTACTCGTCGGCCACGGCATGGTCGGCCAGCGCTTCCTGGAGGCCCTGGCCGAGCGCGGTCTCACGGACACGCACCGCGTCGTCGTGCTGTGCGAGGAGCCGCGCCCCGCCTACGACCGGGTCCAGCTCACCTCGTACTTCTCGGGCCGCACCCCGGACGACCTCTCCCTCACGGACGCCGGGTTCCTCGCCCGGCACCGCATCGAGCTGCACCTCGGGGACCCGGCCGAGCACATCGACCGCGCGACGCGGACGGTCACGGCGCGCTCGGGTCTCCAGGTCACGTACGACACGCTCGTTCTCGCGACCGGCTCCTACCCGTTCGTGCCGCCCGTGCCCGGCAAGGACGCGACGGGCTGTTTCGTGTACCGCACGATCGAGGACCTGCTCGCGATCGAGGAGTACGCGAAGCGGCGCGCCACGACCGGCGCCGTGGTGGGCGGCGGGCTGCTCGGCCTGGAGGCGGCCGGCGCCCTGCGCGGCCTCGGCCTCGACACACACGTCGTGGAGTTCGCGCCGCGTCTGATGCCGGTGCAGGTCGACGAGGGCGGCGGCGCGGCCCTCCTGCGCACCATCACGGGCATGGGCCTGAGCGTCCACACGGGCGTCGGCACTCAGGAGATCCTGACCGGCGACGAGGACGGCGCGGTGCGCGCCATGAAGCTGTCGGACGGCTCGGAGCTGGCGACGGACCTGGTGGTGTTCTCGGCAGGCGTGCGGCCGCGCGACCAGCTGGCCCGCGACATGGGCCTCACGGTCGGCGAGCGCGGCGGCATCACCGTCGACGAGCGGTGCCGCACCAGCGACCCGGCCGTCTACGCGATCGGCGAGTGCGCGCAGGCCGTGGACGGCCGCGTGTACGGCCTGGTCGCGCCGGGCTACGAGATGGCGCAGACGGTGGCCGCCTCGATCGCCTCGCAGGACGGACAGTTCACCGGTGCCGACCTGTCGACGAAGCTGAAGCTGCTCGGCGTGGACGTGGCGTCGTTCGGCGACGCGCACGGCGCGGCCGACGGCTGCCTCGACGTCGTCTACTCGGACTCGCGCTCGGGCACGTACAAGAAGCTCGTGGTGGGCCCGGAGGGGGAGCTGCTCGGCGGGATCCTGGTCGGGGACGCGGAGGCGTACGGGACGCTGCGCGCGCTGACCGGTTCGGTGCCGCCGGTGGCGCCCGAGCAGCTGGTGCTGCCCGCCGGCGCGGGGGCGCCGGTGGCGCTCGGCCCGGAGGCGCTGCCCGGCGACGCGGTGATCTGCTCCTGCCACAACGTCACCAAGGAGGCGATCCAGGCGCACGCCACGCTGCCCGAGGTGAAGAAGTGCACCAAGGCCGGAACGGGCTGCGGCAGTTGCGTGAAGCTGATCGGCCAGCTCCTCCCGCAGAGCGGCGACAAGGGCCTGTGCGGCTGCTTCCCGCACACCCGCGCCGAGCTGTACGAGATCGTCCGGGTCAAGCGGATCGCGTCGTACGCGGAGCTGCTCGACGCGCACGGGCGGGACGGTGCGCGCGGCGGCGAGGGCTGTGAGGTGTGCAAGCCGGCCGTCGGCTCGATCATCGCCTCCCTCGCCCCGACGATCGGCGCCGAGGGCCATGTCCTCGACGGCGAGCAGGCGGCGCTCCAGGACACGAACGACCACTTCCTCGCCAACCTCCAGAAGAACGGCTCCTATTCGGTCGTGCCCCGCATCCCCGGCGGCGAGGTCACCCCGGAGAAGCTGATCGTGATCGGTGAGGTGGCGCGCGACTTCGGCCTCTACACAAAGATCACCGGGGGGCAGCGGATCGACCTGTTCGGCGCGCGGGTCGAGCAGCTGCCGCTGATCTGGGCGCGGTTGGTGGACGCCGGATTCGAGTCGGGCCACGCGTACGGCAAGGCGCTGCGGACGGTGAAGTCGTGCGTGGGTCAGACATGGTGCCGCTACGGCGTCCAGGACTCGGTGCGCATGGCGATCGACCTGGAGCTGCGCTACCGGGGCCTGCGGGCGCCGCACAAGCTGAAGTCGGCCGTGTCGGGCTGCGGGCGCGAGTGCGCGGAGGCCCAGTCGAAGGACTTCGGGGTGATCGCCACGGCCAACGGCTGGAACCTGTACGTGGGCGGCAACGGCGGCGCGACCCCTCGCCACGCGGACCTCCTCGCGCAGGACCTGTCGGACGCCGAGCTGATCCGGCTGATCGACCGGTTCCTGATGTTCTACATCCGCACGGCCGACCGTCTGGAGCGTACGGCGGGCTGGCTGGAACGGATCGAGGGCGGCCTCGACCACGTTCGGGACGTCGTCGTGCACGACTCCCTCGGCCTCTGCGACGAGCTGGAGGCCCTGATGGCCGACCACGTCGCGCACTACCGCGACGAGTGGGCCGACACCCTCGACGACCCGGAGCGCCTGGAGCGCTTCGTGTCCTTCGTGAACGCGCCCGACGCACCGGACCCGCTGGTGCGGTTCGTCCCGGAGCGCGACCAGATCAAGCCCGACCTGCCCCTGCTGTCCATCGGCTCCCGCCCCCTGGAAGGTTCGGTGACGTCATGA
- a CDS encoding NADPH-dependent FMN reductase, giving the protein MTTTAAPSATPVSAPVSAPAEAPVRIAVVIGSNREGRFGPVVADWLMSLLGERPDFAVDVIDAADTDLPTALSYDPSAEVRAELAKVTPMLAAADAFVVLTPEYNHSYPASLKNVIDWHHAEWQAKPVGFVSYGGISGGLRAVEHLRTVFAELHAVTVRDTVSFADAGSQFDASGTHRDPEAPAAAAKSMLDQLAWWAKALREAKEVRPYGS; this is encoded by the coding sequence ATGACCACCACAGCCGCACCGTCGGCCACCCCCGTTTCGGCCCCTGTCTCCGCCCCCGCCGAGGCCCCCGTCCGGATCGCCGTCGTCATCGGCAGCAACCGCGAGGGACGCTTCGGCCCCGTCGTCGCCGACTGGCTCATGTCCCTGCTCGGGGAACGCCCCGACTTCGCCGTCGACGTGATCGACGCAGCCGACACCGACCTGCCCACCGCGCTCTCCTACGACCCGTCCGCCGAGGTGCGCGCCGAGCTGGCCAAGGTCACCCCGATGCTGGCCGCGGCCGACGCCTTCGTCGTCCTCACGCCCGAGTACAACCACTCCTACCCGGCGTCCCTCAAGAACGTCATCGACTGGCACCACGCCGAATGGCAGGCCAAGCCCGTCGGCTTCGTCTCCTACGGCGGGATCTCCGGCGGCCTGCGCGCGGTCGAGCACCTGCGCACCGTCTTCGCCGAACTGCACGCCGTCACCGTCAGGGACACCGTCTCCTTCGCCGACGCGGGCAGCCAGTTCGACGCGTCCGGCACCCACCGTGACCCCGAGGCGCCGGCCGCCGCGGCGAAGTCGATGCTCGACCAGCTGGCATGGTGGGCGAAGGCGCTGCGGGAGGCGAAGGAGGTCCGCCCGTACGGCAGTTGA
- the cutA gene encoding divalent-cation tolerance protein CutA: protein MNALALTVLTTTDDEAKARALAAGAVEARLAACAQIAGPVTSVYRWQGNTETAQEWQVLLKTTADGYEALESWLLEAHDYDTPEIIATPVIRGSAAYLAWIEGETGGA, encoded by the coding sequence ATGAACGCACTGGCCCTGACGGTCCTCACGACGACCGACGACGAGGCCAAGGCCCGCGCCCTGGCCGCGGGAGCGGTCGAAGCGCGCCTGGCGGCCTGCGCCCAGATCGCGGGCCCGGTCACGTCGGTCTACCGCTGGCAGGGCAACACGGAGACCGCACAGGAGTGGCAGGTGCTCCTCAAGACCACGGCCGACGGCTACGAGGCCCTGGAGTCATGGCTGTTGGAGGCGCACGACTACGACACCCCGGAGATCATCGCGACACCGGTGATACGGGGGAGCGCCGCGTACCTGGCGTGGATCGAGGGGGAGACGGGCGGGGCGTGA
- a CDS encoding carbohydrate ABC transporter permease has protein sequence MRDDSRVRAGRALRLALLIALALLFLIPFYLLVRNGLAAESDITSPEWTFFPSSLHWGNVRELFGDTSVPYARSLLNSALIAVATTLGTLLLASLAGYGLARIPYRHANKVFYAILGTLMVPAAVTFVPSFVLVSSLGWISTLRGLIVPTLFSAFACFVFRQYFLGFPGELEDAARVDGLGHWRTYWRVVVPNSRPVFAAVGTIVFIGAWNSFLWPLVIGQDRNAWTVQVALSSFTTSQVVRLHELFIAAAVSIVPLLVVFLFFQRWIVAGVERSGIDD, from the coding sequence GTGAGGGACGACTCCCGGGTCAGGGCGGGCCGCGCCCTGCGCCTCGCCCTGCTGATCGCGCTCGCGCTCCTGTTCCTGATCCCCTTCTACCTCCTTGTGCGCAACGGGCTCGCCGCCGAGAGCGACATCACCTCGCCCGAGTGGACGTTCTTCCCGTCCTCGCTGCACTGGGGGAACGTGAGGGAGCTCTTCGGCGACACGTCCGTCCCCTACGCCCGCTCCCTGCTCAACTCCGCGCTCATCGCGGTCGCGACGACGCTCGGCACCCTCCTCCTCGCCTCGCTCGCCGGCTACGGCCTGGCCCGCATCCCGTACCGGCACGCGAACAAGGTCTTCTACGCGATCCTCGGCACCCTGATGGTCCCGGCCGCGGTCACCTTCGTGCCCAGCTTCGTGCTCGTCTCGTCGCTGGGCTGGATCTCGACACTGCGCGGACTGATCGTCCCGACCCTGTTCTCCGCGTTCGCCTGCTTCGTGTTCCGCCAGTACTTCCTGGGATTTCCCGGGGAGCTGGAGGACGCGGCGCGCGTCGACGGGCTCGGCCACTGGCGTACGTACTGGCGGGTGGTCGTGCCCAACTCCCGGCCCGTCTTCGCGGCCGTCGGCACGATCGTCTTCATCGGCGCGTGGAACTCCTTCCTGTGGCCCCTGGTCATCGGCCAGGACCGCAACGCATGGACCGTCCAGGTGGCTCTCTCGTCCTTCACCACGTCCCAAGTGGTGCGGCTCCACGAGCTGTTCATCGCGGCGGCCGTGTCGATCGTGCCGCTGCTCGTGGTGTTCCTGTTCTTCCAGCGGTGGATCGTGGCGGGGGTGGAGCGCTCGGGCATCGACGACTGA
- a CDS encoding ABC transporter substrate-binding protein, with protein sequence MTISRRGLLGTGAALGLLTACGSHTGRDDGGPGGGPELSQWYHQYGEQGTEQAVKKYAAAYDKARVTVQWRPGNYDEQTAAALLTDSGPDVFEVNGPTLDQIQGKQIADLTGLFEGVKDDFNPAVLAPKTYDGRIWAIPQVIDMQMLYYRKSLLADAGVEPPRTLDELVDAAKKLTSKKTKGLFLGNDGGAGVLGGTPLYAAGLELVTEDGKVGFDDPAAARALGKIHQLYADRSLLLGAPSDWSDPSAFVQGLTAMQWSGLWALPTVQKALGDDFGVLPFPKDGAGEPSVPVGAYGAAISTRGKHQQAAKDYLKWLWIDRTEYQEDFALSYGFHIPARISLAKKAGKLRKGAAADAVRFTTDHGHAQPLRWTPASQTAYQDALSRIIKDGASPDSELKKVVRKVSADLDRVKKK encoded by the coding sequence ATGACCATCAGCCGCAGGGGACTGCTCGGGACCGGCGCCGCGCTGGGGCTGCTCACCGCGTGCGGCTCCCACACCGGCCGGGACGACGGAGGGCCGGGCGGCGGGCCGGAGCTTTCGCAGTGGTACCACCAGTACGGCGAGCAGGGCACCGAGCAGGCCGTGAAGAAGTACGCCGCCGCGTACGACAAGGCGCGCGTCACCGTCCAGTGGCGGCCCGGCAACTACGACGAGCAGACGGCCGCCGCCCTCCTCACCGACTCGGGCCCCGACGTCTTCGAGGTCAACGGGCCCACCCTCGACCAGATCCAGGGCAAGCAGATCGCCGACCTCACCGGCCTGTTCGAGGGGGTCAAGGACGACTTCAACCCGGCGGTCCTCGCCCCGAAGACGTACGACGGCAGGATCTGGGCGATCCCGCAGGTCATCGACATGCAGATGCTCTACTACCGCAAGAGCCTGCTCGCCGACGCGGGCGTCGAGCCGCCGAGGACGCTCGACGAGCTCGTGGACGCCGCGAAGAAGCTCACCTCGAAGAAGACCAAGGGGCTCTTCCTCGGCAACGACGGAGGCGCCGGCGTCCTCGGCGGCACGCCCCTGTACGCGGCCGGCCTCGAACTCGTCACCGAGGACGGCAAGGTCGGCTTCGACGACCCGGCCGCCGCCCGCGCCCTCGGCAAGATCCACCAGCTGTACGCCGACAGGTCGCTGCTCCTGGGCGCGCCCTCCGACTGGTCCGACCCGTCGGCGTTCGTCCAGGGCCTGACCGCCATGCAGTGGTCCGGCCTGTGGGCGCTGCCCACCGTGCAGAAGGCGCTCGGCGACGACTTCGGCGTGCTGCCCTTCCCGAAGGACGGCGCCGGCGAGCCGTCGGTGCCGGTCGGCGCGTACGGAGCGGCGATTTCCACCCGAGGCAAGCACCAGCAGGCCGCGAAGGACTACCTCAAGTGGCTGTGGATCGACCGCACCGAGTACCAGGAGGACTTCGCCCTCTCGTACGGCTTCCACATCCCGGCCCGGATCTCGCTGGCGAAGAAGGCCGGGAAGCTCAGGAAGGGCGCGGCGGCCGACGCCGTCCGCTTCACGACCGACCACGGCCACGCCCAGCCCCTCCGCTGGACACCGGCCAGCCAGACCGCCTACCAGGACGCCCTCAGCCGCATCATCAAGGACGGCGCGAGCCCGGACAGCGAGCTGAAGAAGGTCGTGCGGAAGGTGTCGGCCGACCTCGACCGCGTGAAGAAGAAATGA
- a CDS encoding M4 family metallopeptidase, with translation MRPARTTSRLTTAGIATAAATLLAAALAPTAGADTAPPTRADAVRNAAAALQAVAGDLGLTSAQGTSVRDVVVDPDGTQHVRYNRTFRKLPVLGGDFVVHLNRDGGYRSANRAVRGDLAVPSVTPALPAPKAADLASAALRAANPGELLRKVVAKPALVVDALHGAPKLAWRTDAAGKDSLGNPVARVVLTDATTGKQIDAWDSIETATGDGKSLYSGTVPLETTQSGSTYQLKDATRGGTYSGDAQNKTDGCILTICWSRAPAVVFTDADNHWGTGANADRSSAAVDAQYGTDTTWDYYKNVHGRNGIGGDGKGSYNRVHYGSNYNNAFWDDTCFCMTYGDGDGSTFGPLVALDVAGHEMSHGVTSKTAGLTYSGESGGLNEATSDIFGTLVEFYANNASDPGDWLIGEKIVKPGFGQPALRFMDKPSKDGNSADCWSSSVGNLDVHYSSGVANHFAYLLAEGSGPKVIGGVQHNSPTCNGSTLSGIGKDKLGKIWYRALTVYMTSSTNYAGARTATLSAAKDLYGAGSAEYAAVAATWSAVSVG, from the coding sequence ATGAGACCTGCCCGGACCACATCGCGACTCACCACCGCCGGCATAGCCACGGCGGCCGCCACCCTGCTGGCCGCCGCCCTCGCCCCCACCGCGGGCGCCGACACCGCCCCGCCCACCCGGGCCGACGCCGTCCGGAACGCCGCGGCCGCGCTGCAGGCGGTGGCCGGGGACCTCGGGCTCACCTCAGCTCAGGGCACCTCCGTGCGGGACGTCGTCGTCGACCCGGACGGCACCCAGCACGTGCGCTACAACCGCACCTTCCGCAAGCTCCCCGTTCTCGGCGGCGACTTCGTCGTCCACCTGAACCGCGACGGCGGCTACCGCTCGGCGAACCGCGCGGTCCGCGGCGACCTCGCCGTGCCGAGCGTGACGCCCGCCCTCCCCGCCCCGAAGGCCGCCGATCTCGCCTCCGCCGCGCTGCGCGCCGCCAACCCGGGCGAGCTCCTGCGCAAGGTCGTCGCCAAGCCCGCGCTCGTCGTGGACGCGCTGCACGGCGCGCCGAAGCTGGCCTGGCGCACCGACGCCGCCGGCAAGGACTCGCTCGGCAACCCGGTCGCCCGTGTCGTCCTCACCGACGCCACGACCGGCAAGCAGATCGACGCCTGGGACAGCATCGAGACCGCGACCGGCGACGGGAAGTCCCTCTACTCGGGCACGGTGCCGCTGGAGACGACCCAGTCCGGATCGACGTACCAGCTCAAGGACGCGACGCGGGGCGGCACCTACTCGGGTGACGCGCAGAACAAGACCGACGGCTGCATCCTGACCATCTGCTGGAGCCGCGCTCCCGCGGTGGTGTTCACCGACGCCGACAACCATTGGGGCACCGGCGCGAACGCCGACCGCTCGTCGGCCGCCGTGGACGCCCAGTACGGCACCGACACGACGTGGGACTACTACAAGAACGTCCACGGCCGTAACGGCATCGGCGGCGACGGCAAGGGCTCGTACAACCGCGTCCACTACGGCAGCAACTACAACAACGCCTTCTGGGACGACACCTGCTTCTGCATGACGTACGGCGACGGTGACGGCTCGACGTTCGGGCCGCTCGTGGCGCTCGACGTCGCCGGGCACGAGATGTCGCACGGTGTCACGTCGAAGACGGCGGGGCTCACCTACTCGGGCGAGTCCGGCGGCCTGAACGAGGCGACGTCCGACATCTTCGGCACGCTCGTCGAGTTCTACGCGAACAACGCGTCCGACCCGGGCGACTGGCTCATCGGCGAGAAGATCGTGAAGCCCGGCTTCGGTCAGCCGGCGCTGCGCTTCATGGACAAGCCCAGCAAGGACGGCAACTCCGCGGACTGCTGGAGCTCGTCGGTCGGCAACCTCGACGTGCACTACTCGTCCGGGGTCGCCAACCACTTCGCGTACCTGCTCGCCGAGGGCAGCGGGCCGAAGGTCATCGGCGGCGTCCAGCACAACAGCCCGACGTGCAACGGCTCGACGCTGAGCGGCATCGGCAAGGACAAGCTCGGCAAGATCTGGTACCGGGCCCTGACCGTCTACATGACGTCCTCGACGAACTACGCGGGCGCCCGCACGGCGACGCTCAGCGCGGCGAAGGACCTGTACGGGGCCGGCAGCGCGGAGTACGCCGCCGTGGCCGCGACCTGGTCGGCCGTGTCCGTGGGCTGA
- the nirD gene encoding nitrite reductase small subunit NirD codes for MTVAPEKTAVMVQLHLEDAWFTVCELARLTPGRGVAALLPDGRQAAVFLDRTGRLYAVGNRDPFTGAAVLSRGLIGSAEGRPFVASPLLKQRFDLESGACLDDEAYAVTTYTVQTTPSIA; via the coding sequence ATGACCGTCGCTCCCGAGAAGACCGCCGTGATGGTGCAACTCCACCTGGAGGACGCCTGGTTCACGGTCTGCGAACTGGCCCGGCTGACCCCCGGCCGAGGGGTCGCGGCGCTGCTCCCCGACGGCCGGCAGGCCGCCGTGTTCCTGGACCGCACGGGCCGCCTCTACGCGGTCGGCAACCGTGACCCGTTCACGGGCGCCGCGGTCCTCTCACGCGGCCTGATCGGCTCGGCCGAGGGCCGCCCGTTCGTCGCGTCGCCGCTGCTCAAGCAGCGTTTCGACCTGGAGAGCGGCGCATGTCTCGACGACGAGGCCTACGCGGTCACCACGTACACCGTGCAGACCACGCCGAGCATCGCCTGA
- a CDS encoding class F sortase gives MPQAPRRRVRSGLIAAVTVLALCLGAWLLRLGTETHGPPQPSAAQAASAHPGTGHEPPGAAPLSSSPPDRIRIPSIQVDAPLMGLGLTPQGSLDVPPPKEKNLAGWYEAGTAPGVRGTAVVAGHVDNADGPAVFYDLGALTKGRTIEVDRRDGSVAVFTVDAVEVYDAGAFPDKKVYGAADRPELRVITCGGGYSKQTGYRGNVVVFAHLTGSR, from the coding sequence ATGCCGCAGGCGCCCCGCCGAAGAGTTCGCAGCGGCCTCATAGCCGCGGTCACCGTTCTCGCCCTGTGTCTGGGCGCCTGGCTGCTGCGCCTGGGCACCGAGACGCACGGACCGCCCCAGCCGTCCGCCGCCCAGGCCGCGTCCGCGCACCCCGGCACCGGCCACGAGCCGCCCGGCGCGGCCCCCCTCTCCTCCTCGCCGCCCGACCGGATACGCATCCCCTCGATCCAGGTGGACGCGCCGCTCATGGGACTCGGCCTGACCCCGCAGGGCAGCCTGGACGTCCCGCCGCCCAAGGAGAAGAACCTGGCCGGCTGGTACGAGGCAGGGACCGCGCCCGGCGTCCGTGGCACGGCGGTCGTGGCCGGCCACGTCGACAACGCCGACGGTCCCGCCGTCTTCTACGACCTGGGTGCCCTCACCAAGGGCCGCACCATCGAGGTCGACCGCCGCGACGGCTCCGTCGCCGTGTTCACCGTCGACGCCGTCGAGGTCTACGACGCCGGCGCCTTCCCCGACAAGAAGGTGTACGGCGCCGCGGACCGGCCCGAGCTACGCGTCATCACCTGCGGCGGCGGCTACTCGAAGCAGACCGGCTACCGGGGCAACGTCGTGGTGTTCGCGCATCTGACAGGCAGCCGCTGA
- a CDS encoding NAD(P)/FAD-dependent oxidoreductase, whose amino-acid sequence MTFSTDTGRVVVIGTGLAGTRLARRLGSAAVLIGEEAHAPYNRVLLAEVLAGSYGADVIALPGHTGTHLRTRAVRIDRAERVVRCEDGSGVPYDTLVLATGSNPVLPPLRGLFAPGAAELPGGVHAFRTMDDCLALSRAVAPGVRAVVVGGGLLGVSAARALALRGAQVVLTQQSERLMERQLDPRSSYLVHEHLTSLGVEVHTQCRVRGVGVADGAVRRVELADGYVLGTDLTVLACGVRPRTGLAAAAGLDVREGIVVDDELRTSDPRVRAIGDCAQHAGRVYGLATPAVEQADALAENLLSGRRSPYAGTRTLTRLTLPHEAGPLDLAAFGEPEALPGDDVVQLADATRGTYRKVVVRGDRLVGGVLVGELGTVGALARAWEADDPLPDAGAPLLHLLTHDGGL is encoded by the coding sequence ATGACCTTTTCGACGGACACCGGACGCGTGGTGGTGATCGGTACCGGCCTCGCCGGTACCCGGCTCGCCCGGCGCCTGGGCTCGGCCGCCGTACTCATCGGCGAGGAGGCGCACGCCCCGTACAACCGGGTGCTGCTCGCCGAGGTCCTCGCGGGCAGCTACGGCGCCGACGTCATCGCGCTGCCCGGCCACACCGGAACCCACTTGCGGACCCGAGCCGTCCGCATCGACCGCGCCGAGCGCGTGGTGCGCTGCGAGGACGGCTCCGGCGTCCCGTACGACACCCTCGTGCTCGCCACCGGATCGAACCCGGTCCTGCCACCGCTGCGCGGCCTGTTCGCGCCGGGCGCGGCGGAGCTTCCCGGAGGGGTGCACGCCTTCCGCACCATGGACGACTGCCTGGCCCTGTCGCGGGCGGTGGCTCCCGGTGTACGCGCCGTCGTCGTCGGCGGCGGGCTCCTCGGAGTGTCCGCGGCCCGTGCGCTCGCCCTGCGCGGCGCCCAGGTGGTGCTCACACAGCAGTCCGAGCGCCTGATGGAGCGCCAGCTCGACCCCCGGTCCTCATACCTGGTGCACGAGCACCTCACCTCGCTCGGCGTGGAGGTGCACACGCAGTGCCGGGTACGGGGCGTGGGCGTCGCCGACGGGGCGGTCCGCCGCGTCGAGCTCGCCGACGGCTATGTCCTCGGCACTGATCTGACGGTCCTCGCGTGCGGGGTGCGCCCCCGGACCGGTCTCGCGGCGGCGGCCGGGCTCGACGTGCGCGAGGGGATCGTCGTCGACGACGAGCTGCGCACGTCGGACCCCCGTGTCCGCGCGATCGGGGACTGCGCCCAGCACGCGGGCCGCGTCTACGGGCTCGCGACCCCGGCCGTCGAACAGGCCGACGCCCTCGCCGAGAACCTGCTGTCCGGGCGGCGGAGCCCCTACGCGGGCACCCGCACCCTCACCCGGCTGACCCTGCCGCACGAGGCCGGGCCGCTCGACCTCGCGGCGTTCGGCGAGCCCGAGGCGCTGCCCGGTGACGACGTCGTGCAGCTCGCCGACGCCACCCGCGGCACGTACCGCAAGGTCGTCGTCCGCGGTGACCGGCTCGTCGGCGGGGTCCTGGTCGGCGAGCTCGGCACGGTCGGGGCGCTCGCCCGGGCCTGGGAGGCCGACGACCCGCTGCCCGACGCCGGCGCACCCCTGCTCCACCTGCTCACTCACGACGGAGGCCTCTGA
- a CDS encoding carbohydrate ABC transporter permease has product MSLRQEGRRQAIPRQRGSRQGGTARKWAGVQNRTLWFWIFVGPFLLGLGVFTYIPLGWSVYLSFFDAHNTVTPSDFVGLGNYTAMLKNEAFTDSLWTFLVFSLFIVPATYALSLALALMVNRLRHAQAFFRSVFFLPAACSYVVAALIWKMSLFNGVRFGLANTVLGWFGGDQIAWLSTTDPPWYWAVIVTVRLWLQAGFYMVLFLAGLQRISPTLYEAAAVDGARPGWQVFRHITFPQLRATSVAVVLLLVINAFQAFDEFYNLLSDARGYPPYARPPLVYLYYTALGQGQNLGLGSAGAVLLALIIAVVTVGQAKWFGLGRKEAQ; this is encoded by the coding sequence ATGAGCCTCCGGCAAGAGGGCCGCCGCCAGGCGATCCCTCGGCAGAGAGGCAGCCGGCAGGGCGGCACGGCACGCAAGTGGGCCGGCGTCCAGAACCGCACCCTCTGGTTCTGGATCTTCGTCGGGCCCTTCCTCCTCGGCCTCGGCGTCTTCACGTACATCCCGCTCGGCTGGAGCGTCTACCTCAGCTTCTTCGACGCCCACAACACCGTCACCCCGAGCGACTTCGTCGGCCTCGGCAACTACACGGCGATGCTGAAGAACGAGGCGTTCACCGACAGCCTGTGGACCTTCCTCGTCTTCTCGCTCTTCATCGTGCCCGCGACCTACGCGCTGTCGCTCGCCCTCGCCCTCATGGTGAACCGCCTGCGCCACGCCCAGGCGTTCTTCCGCTCGGTCTTCTTCCTGCCCGCCGCCTGCAGCTACGTGGTGGCCGCCCTGATCTGGAAGATGTCGCTCTTCAACGGGGTGCGGTTCGGGCTCGCCAACACCGTCCTCGGCTGGTTCGGCGGCGACCAGATCGCCTGGCTGTCGACGACCGACCCGCCCTGGTACTGGGCCGTCATCGTCACCGTACGGCTCTGGCTCCAGGCCGGCTTCTACATGGTGCTGTTCCTCGCGGGGCTCCAGCGCATCAGCCCCACCCTCTACGAGGCGGCGGCCGTCGACGGGGCGCGCCCCGGCTGGCAGGTCTTCCGGCACATCACGTTCCCGCAGCTGCGGGCCACCTCCGTGGCGGTCGTCCTGCTCCTCGTCATCAACGCCTTCCAGGCCTTCGACGAGTTCTACAACCTGCTCTCGGACGCCCGCGGCTATCCGCCGTACGCCAGACCCCCGCTCGTCTACCTCTACTACACGGCGCTCGGCCAGGGGCAGAACCTCGGGCTCGGCAGCGCGGGCGCGGTGCTGCTCGCCCTGATCATCGCGGTGGTGACGGTGGGGCAGGCCAAGTGGTTCGGCCTGGGCCGGAAGGAGGCGCAGTGA